DNA from Daucus carota subsp. sativus chromosome 1, DH1 v3.0, whole genome shotgun sequence:
TACAAGTACATGGCTCCTTACGTTTCCAAGTCTCCGCGAGCTGCATATGTAAATTACAGAGATCTTGATTTAGGTATCAACAAAAATGGAAACACAAGTTTTGTGGAAGCAAGTGCATGGGGTCTGAAATATTTTAAAGGCAATTTTGAAAGATTGGTTCGAGTAAAGAGCGAGGTAGATCCAGATAACTTCTTCAGGCATGAGCAGAGCATCCCAGCATTgccaaaaagaaaatattagttGTGCTGGCTTTGATTTTTCATTCAACTATCTTCCTGCAAAACTGAATTATTTGTTATGTTGGTGCTCTAGTTTTATTTAAAGAACACACTATATGTTGTCAAACAAAAATAACCATTGCTATTCAGTTCTCTACTTCCCTGACTGAAAATGGCTTTATGTAGAATCTGATTGGTATCATTATGTGTTAATCTTTTAAAGGTCCTGATGCACCATACCGTCCGCCGTTTTTTCCAGTTGGATGACTTTAATCCTTGATTTTTGATGAAAATGTAGTGTCTCAACACAAAAATTACTCATTCTAAGATTTTTACTATACTCATTCTAAGATTTTTACTATCCATTATATTTTTCCACTGAACATACGGCGTCTAATAGATTGTTGGTGGTCTGTTACCCATCATTTACATATTAAGAGCataattaatctttttttttttttttgatatggcCTATCGGAAAGTGACATACAATTAATATGGATCACTGTTCATGACCAAATTTAATTGAATGAATGATAGATTTTGAAACACAGTTTTTTTGtacaaccattttttattaGATGATGAATTTTTATTGGTTATCACCTCATTAATAATGCCAGTTAATGAGATCTTtttgcatttgtcaaaaaaaataatgccGGCTCTATGCACAAAAATCTCCGTCAACAAAAATTTGTCACCGGCCACACGCTAAAAACCCTTTGAGAAAAGCAAAAAGACCCAGAATGTCTGCAGAATCGCAAAACATATACTGACCCAACACCTTGAAAATGTAACAAGGTGCTACATCTGCATAAATGAGAACATCTTGAACCTCAAAAACAGTCTTGAAATGGATAATTAAACAGTTACTTTCATGACATGGCTCCTGAGTTTGTGGTGGTTGAAGTGTACAATGTCATATTTCCGCACATTCAACATGACAAGCTGATACATGCTCAGATTACTAAAGAGATGCCATAGATACAGTAGTTCCAAGTGATTACCTTAGATGGTTGAGATCCAGATCTATGGGAAAATAGCCCTTTAAATTCAGAAAAAGTTAATGTGATAGAAATGGCAATCAACACAACATGCAATATCTActaaataaaatgtaaataatgCCAAGGCATAGTCGAACCATAGGGACTCGATGAGGAGCAGGGGCGGAACCGGGGGGGCTAGCCCCGGCGCCAGCCCCggctgaaaaaaaaaatataagtaaaattattttttttaatttttaagcccgggtacaaatttaaaaataattatatataaaaaaatttagccctaataaaaatttgaaatttagaaagaaaaactgaaattagatcaaaaaataaattttcaacttttatataacttatttgaaaatttgtggGGTTGAgattttataaattcaaataaattgaataataagtGAGTTAGTGatatatttagatataaaaaattaaaaaaattaaatacacaaCAACTCATACGCACACAGAGTCATAGACCATAGTGACTAGTGTTGAAATCTATTGTGGGGTAAGTTAaagattatcattttattttctgtttttttttcctatttttCTGTTTAAAAAATAGCATTATCTTGATGTTTTTCTACTTTAATAATTGTTTTCAGGTTATTGATCTTGTTTCTCAAGAGATGGATAGTCGTTTTTCAGAAGGAAACACGGAGTTACTTCTTTGCATCGCCTCTCTTGATCCCAGAAATTCATTTTCAAGTTTCGATCATGATAAACTTCTACAACTAGCCCAATTTTATCCACAAGATTTCTCTGAAATGGACCAGGTTTTATTAACAAATCAGctggataattttatttatgatgtgAGAAATGATAATAGCTTCTCTAAGCTTCAAAATATTGCAGAGCTGGCTATTAAAATGGTCGGAACACATAGAAATACAGCTTATCCTTTGGTTTACCGCCTCATTGAGCTAGCCTTGATTTTACCTGTCGCGACAGCTACTGTTGAAAGAGTGTTTTCAGCAATACTTAAGACTTATTTGCGTAACAGGATGGGGGATGAGTGGTTGAACGATAGCATGGTGGTTTATATCGAGAAGGCCATATTTAAAGACATAGAAGATGAAGTTATCTTGCAACGCTATCAAAGTATGCAGAATCGAAGAATTCAGTTGTCTTCCATTCCTTCCTCCAAAAAAGGCGGTAAAAATGTCACTGGTTAACCAATAAAGGTATgcatatttacttttattttttttgctgaaattttaATGATAGTTTAGCCCGGGGTCAATAttaatcctggttccgccactgatgAGGAGGCTTTACAAGTACACTAAGTCATAATTCTCAGAATATCAGAACTGTAAACAGCGCTTTGGGGATCAATAAGCAACCAAACACAAGCTACACTGGGGAAAGAGGTACGTTAAGAGTAAATTCAGGAGACTAGCACAAGTAAAGACCAAGGTTGATTATTCAGGAGAGTAGCACAAGACCAAGGTTGATTCACTCAACTTCAAGTATAAGCAAAGCATTCCACTTATAGCAAACCAAAGGTCATTACTGATACAGAAATAGAAGTACTGATTACTGCCAACCTCTCTCCCACTAAAAACAGAAAGAATcagtcatatttttttaaaaaaagaaaaaaaaaagtgaaacaaACATATTTCGCACCTGCTGAATAAGATCCGTCAGATAACTATAATATATactcctccgtcccattttatgtgagctgatttgactttcacggagattaagaaaaaagtaataAATGTAGTTGAAAGGTGGGTAAAGTAGTGAAACCTATCAATATTAAATACTCCCTCGGTTTCATATTACATGTCCACTGTTTagaacaaaaaattgtttcaaattacttgtccatttcaactttcaatggaGTGTGGCcaatatttgtattttcaaGATGAGTTTTATACCACAccttactaaattatatttcctagatcaaataTAATGCCACATATTATACTTGGTCAATGCAATAAATACAATAACAAATGAAAGATTTCTACAAAAGTtggtttttcttaatatgcgtaatttgttcaaagtggacatgtattatgAAACAGAGggaataatagatttgagatggtggaggaaagtattgggtgtaatagtgtttatttaataaaaagagagtataaaatatagaggtagtgggtgtaatagtgaaaagtaatgttcaaaaatagtaagtattataggtttattctttttgggacgtctcaAAAAagaaatgaggtcacataaaatgggacggagggagtactattataATAAGCTACATTTACAAAATATGTTATGAATATACTTACGTAGATGTTCATCTTCTTATTAAAATGGGCAAGCTAGAGTTGGAGCTGGGACCAAGTTTTTGCTGAGCTCAAAACGTGCTTGTAAAATAAGACACAACTAAAATTGCCAAGAATTTTTTCAACcagtaaaaaaattcataaataatacaaaATCTTATACTTTATTACTTAACAACACATGTCTATACATgagtgaaataaataaaatatgctTCTCCATTCatcatttatatacaaatagctaaaactgaaaaataaattaattcatagTATGATATGtgcataatttaatataaaattaaaacaatataaaCATCACTTCTGTTAGATACagatttttaatatcttataacggtttttctatggtgtgcccatgggcacacattaagcactaaaatttatgaatttaggggattttgattggcttacattctttaataatggtggtccccctgcatttacaacaaccacaccaatcaaatccctccaattttataagttttagtgcttagcatgtgcccatgggcacacactagacaaacccatctTATAAATCAGCCCATCCAAAAAAGTAATAATCAACTTGTTCACAAGCCTATTAATTGAGCCAACATAACATGTGTTCATGCATCAATTTGTGATTATTACAATAATGATTGCTCTAAGGCCAAGGTAAGTTCAGGAGGCTCAATTTTTGCTCAAGCTCGTCTTGTTCATTCATAAGCCGAACAAGATTACACAGACCAACTTTCAACTGAGTCGAGGTCCAAGCCATTCAAGAGCATCTTGACTCATTTACAAACCTTATGATTTGAGATAActtatacattatatatttataataataacataatattatatagcAAATTAACAACTAGAATAGCAGTGTTTGAACATTgggaatgatatatatatatatatatcttattctAGGATCTTATAGACATTTTAACAAAAGCCATAAATGGGGAGAACACTTATATGTTAATAGCACATGTGATCAAATAATTTAGGATCCGTATTTAACATTGTACGAGCAATTATGTAACACGAACTGTCAAGGCATGAAATACACATGCTTTCAAGAAGAGGAATAGACTAGCTCGCTAGATTACCTAAGGAAGAGCTTTACACATTAGGAGAAAATAGGCAaaggaaaattaaaatttctttctCCTTGATCCTAACTACATGATTTCTATAATACTGCAAATCAAAGAGGCAACAAAAACTAAATTCCCAACACATACAGAGGCACAACATATGAGTAATTAAACCAGGTGTACAAAAACAAACAACTTTAGCTTTGCAAAATTTACGCTTGTAGCAGAGCACAATCCATTCTCAAACTAGCTACATTATTAAGCAAAAGTCTGATTGATAAGGACTGCTGTTCCTTGCTCAGTGAAGAAAACCAGTTCCTTATACAATCAGCAGGACCAGGATCTTTAACTACTTCCGAAAGCCCGCTATTACTCTTAAAAAGTTCTTCAAACCTGATGGGAACAAGTCCAAGTAAAGCAGTCACAGTTGCTATTTGAAATGGTAATCCTGTCACAGCCGAGGCCTTTTGGTGCAGGAATGAAGACAATCGACCTCGAAGGGTTTCAACTCCACCATCATCATACCCACTTGCATCAACACCAAACCTACAAACGGTATATTTTATAGTAAACGTCATCATAATACAAACAAGAGATATTTGCACAATTTGGATTCCTTTTCCAGGCAGCTGTATTACAATAGGTTGTGTTACATGAAGGAGTGAAAAATTTGAAGATTATTTCTAAATGAGAAGGTAACTTTAAGATGGTCAGTCTGATACTGTTCATGTATAACTCATATCAAAGATATTCAAAGGGTAAAAGTGGCAACTTTAATGTGCAATTATAAGAAATGAAAGACTATTAGATAGGACTGACACTgttcattaataagtcaaaccAATGATATTTAAAGGGTAAAAGTGGTAACTTTGGTGTGCAATTATATGAAAGACTATTAGATAGtactagaaaatatataaactgaAGGGATTGGGATCTATTCCTTGGCTGAATCTTGGCATGCACCTCATCTATACTAAGCTATAATAATCGAACCTAAGTATTATTTGAAGTTCAGTATGGTACCCTCATTTTTTGTTTCTCGTTTCAATCACATCCGTCAAAATTTTCAACTAAGATTGACGTAAATCGATAAATATAATACTAAAAGAAATTCATACAAATGCCTAAGGTTCGATTCCCACCAATAATAACATActaattttaacttttacaatattaattttaaagataaaaataaatataaaatcctGACAGCTATATtaattctatttaaaatttattaaaaaaatatttaaatataataattaaaaaacttaaaaaaacaaaccatttaaaaaaaataaacaggcTTTAAGCTAGTAATATATAAACACCAATCATGGTCGAGCTTCATTGGTAACAGTATACAACTTATTTTACAGAAAAAACATATACTGTTCTTTTTATACTATTCTAAAGGTCTCTATAACAAACACGACGATAAGACGATAAGAGAGAAGACTTATAGTAACCATGTTAAACTGATAACATTTTTGAGTCCATAAATCCCGGTGAAACATGAAAGGATAGTAAAAATAATTAGTAGTGTAAGTTCCAAGTGGTTTAAGTAGAAAAAATTTAGGGGTCATTTCATTCGGAGAGTGGTATGGAGTTGGAATCGGGAATCGGGTTAGGGTCGTACGGGGTTAAGGTATCatttctgatatcatgtgtttggttgagtgttgGAATGAATctgtttaattttaaatattatgttgttgattatattattttaattttttagatgaaaaattgtacttttttttttgtttgtaaatgaaaatatattttttatttgtaaatgaaaatgatACCTTTACCACCTTCTCATGCCCACCTCTGCCCTTGGATTTCCAAAACTCATATCATGGGTGTTTGAGGTATGGATATGAGAATAAAAAAAGTTCAACCAAACACGAGGTATGGTTTTGGTTGATACTTGATTCTATACCCATATATGATGCCTGATACCACTCAACCAAACGACTCCTTAATTAGAGGAACAATCTGAAGGATATTGCATATCAGTTTTGTAGGCATCAGGATGGCATCTAACAGCGGACAAGGATTCTGACATAGCATCCCAATACTAAGCAGAAGTTGCAACTGTTTTTATGTAGTACGAAAAAAGACCAAACAAGCAATCGTAAAATCtagattgaaaaaaaaaaaaaagtcttttAACCAGAGgcataaaaaaaacaaagttaCCTCCCCAACTGGCCCAGTAGAACAACGATAGCAGGCACAAGCTTCTCAATGCCACAGGAATCAAGTATCTCCAGAAGTTTCCGAACAATATTTGTGAACGACCAACTCCAGTTCTGAAAAGCGAGAGGAAAAACAGATATGTCAAGTGAAGCCAAGGCGGAAAAGTTCTATTGTTTtcaagagagaaaaagaaaacaagaaattCAAATGTTAGTTAAGTTGCAGTAAGATCTTCAGATCTCAATAGTTCCCTATATTGGAAGCATCACCAGATATGTTGGTTAAACAACTAGGATCGAAAGACTAGCACCAAATTTGAGAAAGAGACATCAACAATAATGTCTTCAATAGTTTGTCTTTTTGTGTTGTAGTAGTACAAGCAAGTTCAGACAGTGATGAACATATAAACCACCACACAAGCTGTAGGATGAAAGATCATAATAGATAATTTCAAGCATCTAAGATCAACACAATAAATTTGGCATTATAAGTCAAAATAGTGACTCAATAGATTAGATTACCATGTAGTTAAAATATGGAATAACACGGAAAACGGAATCTTGGAAATTACTTCTCTCTCCCAAAATCTCACCAATTAAGGCATCACTCTCACCAATAGAACAATTGTTCTGAAGTCCTAGGCCCCCCTTCCATTAACTTTGCTTTATCTTCTTTGGTAATTTTATGTTTAACTTTCAAAAAATTTACAGCTGAGCCCTGCTTAATGTGTGAGACATAGCTTTACGTGATTAAAAGACAGCCAACACACAACTCAAGGCACCAAGCATCTCTCTGATCTACAGATCTCTGGAGCAGTGCGTGCATAGAATGTTCATTGCGagcaaaaaaaactgaaaaagcaTAAAAACTAAGATCCCCAAAGGAAAAAAGTACAGTACTGAGATCCAAAGATTCCCCATCACTTCCTCTCAGAGAAATTTAAGTTATCTTGCTTGTTCGAACATGCAAAGAAGCAAAGATCAAACATGTTTATTAGCGACCAAATTTACAATGAACATCTGAGGTCCACTTGAACAATTTCAAGAATGCACTGTCAAGAGCTAATGGGTATACTAAGAATTTCAGTATACTGCCAAAAAATCATCTCAAATGTCAGATTGTGCAGATGTTCCAAAAAGGTATTAACTTAAAGAGTAATCTATATATCAAACATTTAGTGGCAAACAATATTCAGATGGCTGCCAAGTCTGGTAAAAACAAACACCTACCAACAGGTCAGTTAGATAATCATACACTAATAAGGCAAATTCCGCAACAGtaatttcaataataataattgtaatAAAAAAAGGGTGAACTTTACCATGATAGATGCTACCAGCTCAAGTAATGACAGGACATCGCCCAAATATAACAGGGTCCTGCAGGAAGTAGACATTCTTGTTTTCTGGGAACAGGGGACATCAAACTTATGACATTGGACTTGCGGGTTTTCTCCATCACCTGAACTTGGTTCTCTGTTTTCACTGCCAATCGGAGCTTCATAATTCATGTAAACAGTTGCTTCCCTCAGATCTTCATATGAGACATTCGATAAGACATAGCTATGAAGTTTTTTTATGAGCAGTGAAACTACTATATCCATGGGAATTGCATTCCCAGAATATGGGCAATTTTTGCACCGAGGAAACCCAACTTGTGGCGCGCTAATCGATGACATTTCCCTCTCTAAAAAATTAACTAAAGATTTTACTACTGTCATGGATAAGCTGTAGTCACAATTGTTGAAGTACTTGTCTCCAGAGATATATGCAAAAACATGAAGAATAGCGAGTGTCGATGAGTCAATTCTTCGCATTTTCAACATGTTGTATGAGGTCTCACATACAACACCAATATGATCAAATGCTAAACATATAGAAGCTAGTACTAAGGATGCACTAATCAACTGTTGATCTGAAGCAGCTTGAAAGGATAGCATATTCCTTCCACTTGCATTATTGTCAAGTTTAGGATCATTTACAGCCAACGACTCAGACAATACATCACAATGTACAACTCTTCTATGAATTAGAAAATCTTCAATGAGGCTAAGAAGCTCGTCCAAGTTCAATAATTCATCAACACTTTTTGTCTCTAAATCATCCATCACTGCaacaaagatttttttttttttctttttacgaATTACGTAATACAAATGAAATTCAgcataaagaaaagaaattagaaatcaaatatcaaaaaacaGGATAGAAGCAAAAGACCTGAGTGCACTTTCTGAGCAAATATTTCAAAGGAGCGGACCAAGCTCCCATCAGCGAGGTTCTTGAAGTCTTCCAATGCACACTCAGGAATGCTTCGCAATAACATTGAAAAGAACACGCATACCATTTCCCTGAAGAATTAGATTAAAACAGAGTTAAGAAAACTACCCTGACACCTAGATATATTATCAAAGAAGCAAAACAATCATCATTTAATTAATCAAGTAGTCCAACCTAATTAAAACAGAACCAAATATTCATTTTGTAATTTCAGTTGCACAAATATCAATACTCTAGCTTAGATTAATAATCGCTTTTCAATCTTGGATTTTCAGAGACAAGGAGCTTGTTTGTTTAACTAATACATCTTCTTTGCAAGTATTATCATTGCATGTAGAATGTGAGAACATTCTCATACAAGCAGTGATACAAATCCCTCAGTCTACCAGATTTTACCATGTGTGGCAGTGTACCAACTACCAAGTCAAAGTCTGCAGCACATGACGTATCAATACAAAAGATCTAGGTAATAGGTATCTAATCAAAGTTATCAAATTTAAGTTTTAAGTAAATTACAAACAAATACAGTATTAATTTATCTTAGAAAAGCTGTTTTGCCAAATTCAATATTGTTATAACCTATATCAGTGCTCTTTGATCGACGATTGCAACTGTTTGTTCATCTTATTCAGTACATTTAACCAAATCTCCCATACTAGCAACATATTAAATTTCTTCGTGTAGAGGACCCAGATCCTGTTCTCGATATGAAGTAATTTTTCCCAGAATATGAAAGCTGACACCTTAAAATATGCAACATCGGGAGTATACAATCTTCTGTTTGCATAAAAAGAATTTGACTTCTAAGAAGAAACATAAATTCTGTCAGCATATTAAAACGACCGGAAAGGTACAAAAGGATGTAACTTAAAGAAAATTGTAGAAGAGAAGTAGAAAATGTATTCTGAATGGATCATTTACCTGGATAGAAGACCTTCAACCTTCAAAAGAGTAGACATCACCTGAACCACATGATCTGTTTGAGGCAGCATAGAGCACTGGGCCAGACACGTTCTTGTGGCAGATGATATCTTAGAAATGCTGTTATTACTGGTGATATCTGAAAATATAACAATATAGCAAGGACTGCAAGCAGGCTTAGGTTTACTTCCACTTGCAGCATTGAGCCCTTTATGACCACAAAATGACTGGCCTAAATTGCCTGGATCACTTGTAAGAAACGTGTCATTATTTTCCGAAGTCACATTCAAACCAGTGACACCAACCTTCTCTGGAAATGGCAGAACATGGCAAGTCCCGGAGGTATAGGCATTTAATTTACTTGAATCAATCTCCTCATCAGCACTGCAAAATGGCACCATGGTATCATTATGTGGTGATGCAGCATTAATGGAGTCATTGTCATCTGTTTCATGTGCTCCCACACTTAAAGAGCCTATCTCAGGAAGAGTTGGCGACAAGGGCCTCTCCCTCGCCATGCGATAAGTTTCTTCATCGAGAGGATTATCTAAGGAAAGCAATTTAAGATAGTCACCATCTTCCACTTCATCAATACTACACAAATAATTCCTGCTAGCATCCCCAGTTTCTTCATTGCATGCATGAGTCGTCCCTGTTGCATCACACATTGATCGAGAATCAGTGGGGTGCGAATATGTCTTCAAATTGTTGGACATGGCTATTTCTTTTACAAAAACTGAATGTTCCCTTTCTTGATT
Protein-coding regions in this window:
- the LOC135151064 gene encoding uncharacterized protein LOC135151064 yields the protein MDSRFSEGNTELLLCIASLDPRNSFSSFDHDKLLQLAQFYPQDFSEMDQVLLTNQLDNFIYDVRNDNSFSKLQNIAELAIKMVGTHRNTAYPLVYRLIELALILPVATATVERVFSAILKTYLRNRMGDEWLNDSMVVYIEKAIFKDIEDEVILQRYQSMQNRRIQLSSIPSSKKGGKNVTG